Proteins encoded within one genomic window of Legionella sp. PC997:
- the motB gene encoding flagellar motor protein MotB: MNDSNKGKSSTAPIIRKVKKNQHKHHGGSWKIAFADFVTAMMAFFLLMWLIASLNKAQKDGISEYFKQPLKITFFGGENVGNQQLNLKGGGPKVKDTNGQVSTTDHPSAPNKKAQDIQIIQSTESETQKLEELKSKINLSIKEDPSLAGLKNQLIMEVVKNGLRIQLIDNQNKPMFDVGSDKLNPGMEHVFIQIAKLLNNVPNKITIEGHTDAHPYHNPDELEYTNWELSAQRANAARRALVKAGFNPDRVLRVSGFSSTVPLNLKDPYSPENRRISIIVMKKSAEKKVIKNK; the protein is encoded by the coding sequence ATGAATGACAGCAATAAAGGAAAATCTAGCACAGCCCCTATAATTCGAAAGGTAAAAAAAAATCAACATAAGCATCACGGAGGATCGTGGAAAATTGCTTTTGCTGATTTTGTAACCGCAATGATGGCCTTCTTCTTGTTAATGTGGTTGATTGCTTCTCTAAATAAAGCGCAAAAAGACGGTATTTCCGAGTACTTTAAACAACCACTGAAAATCACTTTTTTTGGTGGAGAGAACGTGGGTAATCAGCAACTTAATCTTAAAGGGGGCGGACCTAAAGTAAAAGATACTAATGGTCAGGTTTCAACCACAGATCACCCCTCTGCTCCGAATAAAAAAGCCCAAGATATTCAAATAATTCAATCCACCGAATCTGAAACCCAAAAACTTGAAGAGTTAAAGTCAAAAATTAATTTAAGCATCAAAGAAGATCCTTCTCTTGCTGGTTTAAAAAATCAATTAATTATGGAAGTCGTAAAAAATGGCTTGCGCATTCAATTAATCGATAATCAAAATAAACCTATGTTTGATGTGGGTTCAGATAAACTAAATCCAGGCATGGAGCATGTCTTTATTCAAATCGCAAAACTACTGAATAACGTCCCCAATAAAATTACCATTGAAGGGCACACCGATGCCCATCCCTACCACAATCCTGATGAATTAGAATACACTAACTGGGAATTGTCAGCCCAAAGAGCCAATGCCGCCCGACGCGCGTTGGTTAAAGCAGGTTTCAATCCTGATAGAGTTTTACGTGTGTCAGGATTTTCATCCACTGTGCCTCTTAATTTAAAAGATCCCTACAGTCCTGAAAACAGACGCATTAGCATTATTGTCATGAAAAAAAGTGCCGAAAAGAAAGTGATAAAGAATAAGTAA
- a CDS encoding glycine zipper domain-containing protein, translating to MKKIIAPLVFVGVSAFMLGGCTNTQVGTAAGGAAGAGIGYAVSGGSALGTVIGAGAGALVGNAIGQNQDRRAYYYGRYYRPYYYY from the coding sequence ATGAAAAAAATTATCGCTCCCTTAGTTTTTGTTGGGGTATCAGCTTTTATGCTTGGGGGATGCACCAATACTCAAGTAGGTACTGCTGCAGGTGGTGCTGCCGGTGCAGGTATCGGTTATGCTGTATCTGGAGGTAGTGCACTCGGAACTGTAATTGGTGCAGGCGCTGGAGCACTAGTCGGAAATGCAATCGGTCAAAATCAAGACCGCCGTGCATACTATTACGGCCGATACTATCGCCCTTATTATTACTACTAA
- a CDS encoding Dps family protein, producing the protein MGAMIKKLEVVLADTYALYLKTQNYHWHVKGAQFKSLHELFEMQYKALAEAVDEIAERILILGHKAPATFTALNQLKTIKDGDSNIDANHMVSELAQDHGSLVKDLNAAVKLAQEHDDEGTVALLSERIGAHEKARWMLNASVG; encoded by the coding sequence ATGGGAGCAATGATTAAAAAGTTGGAAGTGGTTTTAGCAGATACCTATGCTTTGTATCTTAAAACTCAAAATTATCACTGGCATGTTAAGGGAGCGCAGTTTAAAAGTTTGCATGAATTATTTGAAATGCAATATAAGGCATTGGCAGAGGCGGTGGATGAAATTGCAGAGCGAATTTTAATTCTAGGACATAAAGCCCCAGCTACTTTTACAGCATTGAATCAATTAAAAACAATTAAAGACGGTGACTCGAATATTGATGCGAATCACATGGTAAGTGAGCTGGCTCAAGATCATGGAAGTTTGGTCAAAGATTTAAACGCCGCAGTGAAACTCGCACAGGAACATGATGATGAAGGGACCGTTGCGTTGCTCAGTGAGCGTATTGGGGCCCATGAAAAAGCACGCTGGATGTTGAACGCGTCTGTTGGCTAA
- a CDS encoding patatin-like phospholipase family protein — translation MAQTKKVTTHHHVACCFQGGGALGAYQVGVLRALDEAGYYPSWFAGTSIGAINAAIAAGNPPKIRVEKMYQFWETIATPSFLESRLLPDDVASRKIEHFLSAQTALIMGQPGFFSPRFPPLLMGYYDTPDTISFYDTKSLRSTLEQFIDFDRLNNSNETRISLGAVEICSGEMVYFDSQNTKIGPEHIMASGALPPGFPAVEIEGKYYWDGGISSNSPATYILSVNQCPRHLLCFAIHLFDSYGLYPTSLDAVMKRRKDIEYSSRFAQAVEMYQQIHALKNTIHVLSRYIPESEKGNPELKLCMARGHQSTISLVRFLYEHDETEFSSKDYEFSKKSILERIQNGYKDGRKAVKKSPWDQKIPDTNGIAVYDMSPNKHLKEESEK, via the coding sequence ATGGCGCAAACAAAAAAAGTTACAACGCACCATCATGTTGCTTGTTGTTTTCAGGGTGGAGGCGCTTTAGGGGCCTATCAAGTAGGGGTTTTGCGTGCTTTGGATGAAGCAGGCTACTATCCAAGCTGGTTCGCAGGCACCTCAATCGGCGCGATTAATGCGGCAATTGCCGCAGGCAATCCACCCAAAATACGGGTTGAAAAAATGTATCAATTTTGGGAGACCATAGCTACCCCCTCTTTTCTCGAGAGTAGGCTGCTTCCCGATGATGTTGCAAGTCGAAAAATCGAACATTTTCTATCCGCCCAAACTGCATTAATTATGGGACAACCCGGATTTTTTTCCCCCCGTTTTCCCCCCCTGCTTATGGGATATTACGATACACCCGATACCATAAGTTTTTACGACACCAAGAGTTTAAGATCGACTCTGGAACAATTTATTGATTTTGATCGACTCAATAACTCCAATGAGACCCGCATAAGCCTTGGTGCCGTTGAAATTTGCTCAGGCGAAATGGTTTATTTTGATTCACAAAATACAAAAATTGGTCCTGAGCATATTATGGCCAGTGGGGCATTGCCTCCTGGTTTTCCAGCGGTTGAAATTGAAGGGAAATACTACTGGGATGGTGGAATATCCAGTAACTCTCCAGCAACGTACATCTTATCTGTCAATCAATGCCCTCGTCATTTACTGTGTTTTGCAATTCATTTATTTGACTCCTATGGCTTATACCCAACGTCCTTGGATGCCGTAATGAAGCGTCGAAAGGATATAGAGTATTCCAGCCGTTTTGCACAAGCCGTAGAAATGTACCAACAAATACATGCATTAAAAAATACCATTCACGTGCTTTCACGTTATATTCCTGAATCGGAAAAAGGGAATCCAGAACTTAAACTGTGCATGGCCCGTGGACATCAATCTACCATTTCTTTGGTTCGCTTTTTATATGAACATGATGAGACTGAGTTTTCTTCGAAAGATTATGAATTTTCAAAAAAGAGTATCCTGGAACGCATACAAAATGGGTACAAGGATGGAAGAAAAGCTGTCAAAAAATCTCCCTGGGACCAAAAAATACCCGATACAAACGGCATTGCTGTATATGACATGTCGCCAAATAAACATTTAAAAGAGGAGTCTGAAAAATGA
- a CDS encoding acetoacetate decarboxylase gives MNEAEVIKQAFAMPLISPCYPRGPYRFINREFLIITYETDIELLREVVPEPLEVVEPLVKFEFIRMPDSTGFGDYTESGQVIPVSYKGKKGNYTHAMFLDDLPPIAGGREIWGFPKKLAQPKLEVVHETLLGTLEYGPCRIATATMGYKYEALDVKKVAESLATPNYLLKIIPHVDGTVRVCELVEYYLENVVIKGAWKGPAQLEMKHHALAPVANLPVKRIVNGVHLLTDLTLPYGRVVHDYLK, from the coding sequence ATGAATGAAGCAGAGGTAATCAAACAAGCATTTGCCATGCCACTCATCAGTCCATGTTATCCTCGTGGTCCTTACCGTTTTATCAATAGGGAATTTTTAATTATTACCTATGAAACGGATATAGAGCTGCTCCGTGAAGTGGTTCCAGAACCATTAGAAGTAGTAGAACCTTTAGTTAAGTTCGAATTTATTCGCATGCCTGACTCAACAGGATTTGGGGACTATACCGAATCAGGCCAAGTTATCCCAGTCAGCTATAAAGGGAAAAAAGGAAATTATACGCATGCTATGTTTTTAGACGATCTTCCTCCTATTGCTGGCGGTCGAGAAATTTGGGGATTTCCCAAAAAGCTGGCCCAACCTAAATTGGAAGTAGTTCATGAAACGTTGTTGGGTACTTTAGAATATGGACCTTGTCGAATTGCTACAGCAACTATGGGTTATAAATACGAAGCACTGGACGTAAAAAAAGTGGCTGAATCACTCGCCACGCCCAATTACTTGCTTAAAATCATTCCTCATGTGGATGGGACTGTTCGAGTTTGTGAGCTCGTTGAATACTACCTGGAAAATGTCGTCATCAAAGGTGCATGGAAAGGACCAGCTCAATTGGAAATGAAACATCACGCCTTGGCACCAGTAGCAAACTTGCCAGTAAAACGCATAGTAAATGGAGTACATTTATTAACGGATCTCACTTTACCTTATGGTCGTGTAGTGCACGATTACCTTAAATAA
- the groL gene encoding chaperonin GroEL (60 kDa chaperone family; promotes refolding of misfolded polypeptides especially under stressful conditions; forms two stacked rings of heptamers to form a barrel-shaped 14mer; ends can be capped by GroES; misfolded proteins enter the barrel where they are refolded when GroES binds), producing MAKELRFGDDARLQMLAGVNALADAVQVTMGPRGRNVVLEKAYGAPTVTKDGVSVAKEIEFDQRFMNMGAQMVKEVASKTSDTAGDGTTTATVLARSIVVEGYKAIAAGMNPMDLKRGIDKAVTAITKKLQAMSKPCKDNKAIAQVGTISANSDEAIGAIIASAMDKVGKEGVITVEDGNSLENELSVVEGMQFDRGYISPYFINNQQNMTCELEHPFILLVDKKISSIRDMLSVLEGVAKSGRPLLIIAEDVEGEALATLVVNNMRGIVKVCAVKAPGFGDRRKAMLQDIAILTHGEVISEEIGKSLEAATLEDLGTAKRVVVTKENTTIIDGEGKAAEINARIAQIRAQIEETTSDYDREKLQERVAKLSGGVAVIKVGAATEVEMKEKKARVEDALHATRAAVEEGIVAGGGVALIRAQKALDSLKGDNDDQNMGINILRRAIEAPMRQIVSNAGYEASVVVNKVAENKDNYGFNAATGDFGDMVDMGILDPTKVTRMALQNAASVASLMLTTECMVADLPKKDEGAADMGGMGGMGGMGGMGGMM from the coding sequence ATGGCTAAAGAATTACGTTTTGGTGACGATGCGCGTTTACAAATGCTCGCTGGTGTTAATGCATTAGCTGATGCAGTGCAAGTAACAATGGGCCCACGTGGTCGTAATGTGGTATTAGAAAAAGCTTATGGTGCTCCAACTGTTACTAAAGACGGTGTATCTGTTGCTAAAGAAATCGAATTCGACCAACGCTTCATGAACATGGGCGCGCAAATGGTTAAAGAAGTTGCTTCTAAAACTTCTGATACTGCTGGAGACGGTACTACTACCGCTACTGTATTGGCTCGTTCGATTGTGGTTGAAGGTTATAAAGCAATTGCTGCTGGCATGAATCCTATGGATTTGAAGCGCGGAATTGACAAAGCAGTTACAGCAATTACTAAAAAATTGCAAGCAATGTCTAAACCTTGCAAAGACAACAAAGCAATTGCCCAAGTAGGTACCATTTCTGCTAACTCTGATGAAGCAATTGGCGCTATCATCGCGAGTGCAATGGATAAAGTTGGTAAAGAGGGTGTTATTACTGTTGAAGACGGTAACAGCCTTGAAAATGAATTATCTGTTGTTGAAGGAATGCAGTTTGATCGTGGTTATATTTCTCCATACTTCATCAACAATCAACAAAACATGACTTGTGAACTTGAGCATCCATTCATTCTGTTGGTTGACAAGAAAATCTCCAGTATTCGTGACATGTTGTCTGTATTGGAAGGCGTTGCTAAATCAGGTCGTCCATTGTTGATCATTGCTGAAGATGTTGAAGGCGAAGCCTTAGCTACTCTAGTAGTTAACAACATGCGTGGTATTGTTAAAGTATGTGCTGTTAAAGCTCCTGGTTTTGGTGATCGTCGCAAAGCAATGTTGCAAGACATCGCAATTCTGACTCATGGTGAAGTAATTTCTGAAGAAATTGGTAAGAGCTTAGAAGCTGCTACTTTGGAAGATTTAGGTACTGCAAAACGTGTCGTAGTAACCAAAGAAAATACTACGATTATTGATGGCGAAGGTAAAGCGGCTGAAATCAATGCGCGTATCGCTCAAATTCGTGCTCAAATCGAAGAAACTACTTCTGATTACGATCGTGAGAAATTACAAGAGCGTGTTGCTAAACTTTCTGGCGGTGTTGCGGTTATCAAAGTTGGTGCTGCTACTGAAGTAGAAATGAAAGAGAAGAAAGCTCGTGTTGAAGATGCATTACACGCTACTCGTGCTGCTGTAGAAGAAGGTATCGTAGCGGGTGGTGGTGTTGCTTTAATCCGTGCACAAAAAGCTCTGGATTCTTTAAAAGGCGACAATGACGATCAAAACATGGGTATCAACATCCTACGTCGTGCTATTGAAGCACCTATGCGCCAGATCGTATCAAACGCTGGTTATGAAGCTTCAGTAGTTGTAAACAAAGTAGCTGAAAACAAAGACAACTATGGTTTCAATGCTGCGACTGGTGATTTTGGTGACATGGTTGACATGGGTATTTTAGATCCAACTAAAGTAACTCGTATGGCACTACAAAATGCTGCTTCTGTAGCAAGTTTGATGTTGACTACTGAGTGTATGGTTGCTGATTTACCGAAGAAAGATGAAGGTGCTGCTGATATGGGCGGCATGGGTGGAATGGGTGGTATGGGAGGCATGGGCGGCATGATGTAA
- the motA gene encoding flagellar motor stator protein MotA has product MLILIGYVVILLCVFGGFALGGGHLAAVFQPIELLIIGGAAIGSLIVGNSAAILKSLLKALPKVFRGEKSIKDTSSNLLSLLYTLLNKARQQGLMSLETDIEAPKESAIFNAYPSIMKNHHIIEFICDYLRLIITSNLQPFQLEALIDMEIESHHEEEMIPANALSKLADAMPAFGIVAAVLGVVHTMESINLPPPELGVLIAHALVGTFLGILIGYGFVGPVASAMEHQANQEQLMLQCIKATILASLHNNPPIIAVEFGRKVLFSAQRPSFTQLNEEIKNFKPAASSSNSEESSSAEPTPG; this is encoded by the coding sequence ATGTTAATTCTAATTGGCTATGTTGTCATATTACTTTGTGTTTTTGGGGGATTTGCTTTGGGTGGAGGCCACCTGGCTGCAGTGTTTCAACCTATTGAGTTGCTTATTATAGGTGGTGCAGCCATAGGCTCACTGATTGTTGGGAATAGTGCTGCAATATTAAAATCATTGTTGAAAGCGCTACCTAAGGTTTTTCGGGGAGAAAAATCTATTAAGGATACTTCCAGTAATTTACTAAGCCTATTATACACTCTACTGAATAAGGCACGCCAACAAGGATTAATGTCTTTAGAAACTGATATTGAAGCCCCCAAAGAAAGCGCGATTTTCAATGCCTACCCTTCAATAATGAAAAACCACCATATTATTGAATTCATTTGTGATTATTTAAGATTAATCATCACTTCAAACCTCCAACCTTTTCAGCTGGAGGCTTTAATTGATATGGAAATTGAATCGCATCATGAAGAAGAAATGATTCCTGCTAATGCCCTATCCAAACTTGCTGATGCTATGCCCGCTTTTGGTATCGTTGCGGCTGTTCTGGGTGTAGTACATACCATGGAATCTATAAACTTGCCTCCTCCAGAATTAGGAGTTCTCATTGCCCATGCGCTTGTAGGTACTTTTTTAGGTATTTTAATCGGCTATGGATTTGTTGGTCCCGTAGCCTCAGCAATGGAGCATCAGGCCAATCAGGAGCAATTGATGCTGCAGTGTATCAAAGCTACAATTTTGGCGAGTTTACACAACAATCCACCTATTATTGCCGTTGAATTTGGACGTAAAGTATTGTTTTCCGCACAACGCCCCTCCTTTACCCAACTCAATGAAGAAATCAAAAATTTTAAGCCGGCAGCATCCTCATCCAATTCAGAGGAAAGTTCTTCTGCAGAACCCACTCCGGGCTAA
- the dsbD gene encoding protein-disulfide reductase DsbD: protein MRKWFLLLFCCITTFALHANPLPAAEVFHVNANKIDPNTFAINFQIKPHYFLYSDRIKLTTEKNGTVHLGTLRFPPPEKKIDKLGHEFSVYRNQVTIPVGILGNKPGDALIDLHYQGCSDDGFCYAPETKKIQLSIDNDLALAHVNLEPLPDIVPEVTEESQNDGVTKIFLSHNWFLILFSFYGFGLLLSFTPCILPMVPVLSGIIVGHGKEITTRKAFFLSLSYVLSMSITYSIIGAVVALLGANLQISMQSPWALGVFSLIFVLLALSMFGFYEFKLPHSWQAKIHGSSNQRGGHYIGAAIMGCLSTLILSPCVTAPLIGVLTYIAQTGNVLLGCLTLFVLSLGMGTPLLLIGTSAGRWLPETGDWMNTIKSLFGIIFIAVAITLIARIAPPLISMLLWASLLIFSGIYSGALTYSVTHREKFNQGIGLILLVYGFLILVGASMGATNPLQPLTIQSAIAAPIKLQQDQSLTTIKQAIADAYGKPVMLDFYADWCTSCKVMETTTFKDPQVQKELTRFTVIKIDVTANNAENKALLNHFHVVAPPTFIFLDAKGKELNSLTVVGEVSANKFLNILNQIE, encoded by the coding sequence ATGAGAAAATGGTTTTTATTGTTATTTTGCTGCATAACTACATTTGCTCTCCATGCAAACCCACTTCCGGCTGCTGAAGTATTTCATGTGAATGCAAACAAGATTGATCCTAATACATTTGCAATAAATTTCCAGATCAAACCCCATTATTTTCTTTATAGCGATCGCATTAAATTAACAACGGAAAAAAATGGCACAGTTCATTTAGGAACCCTGCGTTTCCCCCCCCCGGAGAAAAAAATAGATAAATTAGGACATGAGTTTTCTGTCTATCGGAATCAAGTCACTATTCCCGTTGGAATTTTAGGGAATAAGCCAGGAGATGCCTTAATTGATTTACATTATCAGGGATGTTCTGATGATGGTTTTTGTTATGCTCCGGAAACTAAGAAAATTCAATTGTCCATAGATAATGATTTGGCTTTAGCACACGTGAATTTGGAGCCACTCCCAGATATTGTGCCCGAAGTTACTGAAGAATCACAAAATGATGGGGTGACCAAAATCTTTTTGAGCCACAATTGGTTCCTAATTCTCTTCTCTTTTTATGGATTTGGTTTACTTTTATCATTCACACCATGCATTCTACCTATGGTTCCGGTTTTATCAGGAATTATTGTAGGTCATGGTAAAGAAATTACCACAAGAAAAGCATTTTTTCTTTCGCTAAGCTACGTACTTAGCATGTCGATTACCTATTCAATCATTGGGGCTGTAGTGGCTTTGCTAGGAGCCAACTTGCAAATTAGCATGCAATCACCTTGGGCTTTGGGAGTATTTAGCCTGATTTTTGTTCTGCTGGCTTTATCCATGTTTGGATTTTATGAATTTAAGCTACCCCATTCTTGGCAAGCGAAAATACACGGCTCCAGTAATCAAAGGGGCGGGCACTATATTGGGGCCGCAATTATGGGGTGTTTATCCACTCTGATTCTCTCGCCTTGTGTAACTGCGCCACTGATTGGAGTATTAACCTATATTGCTCAAACCGGGAATGTTCTTCTAGGATGTCTGACTTTATTTGTCTTAAGTTTGGGAATGGGCACTCCACTTCTTCTCATTGGGACTTCTGCTGGCAGATGGTTACCTGAAACTGGCGACTGGATGAATACCATCAAATCCCTATTTGGCATTATTTTTATTGCCGTTGCCATTACCCTCATCGCTCGAATAGCTCCCCCATTGATCAGCATGCTCCTTTGGGCAAGCTTACTCATTTTTTCAGGGATTTACAGTGGTGCCCTCACCTATTCTGTGACTCATCGCGAAAAATTTAATCAGGGTATAGGGCTCATTCTCCTCGTCTATGGGTTCTTGATTTTAGTGGGTGCCAGTATGGGTGCCACAAATCCATTACAACCTTTAACCATACAATCCGCGATCGCTGCCCCCATTAAACTACAGCAGGATCAGAGCTTGACCACGATAAAACAAGCAATAGCGGATGCCTATGGCAAACCCGTGATGCTGGATTTTTATGCGGATTGGTGCACTTCATGTAAAGTAATGGAAACAACTACATTCAAAGATCCTCAGGTGCAAAAAGAATTAACTCGCTTTACGGTAATAAAAATAGATGTCACCGCAAACAATGCCGAAAATAAAGCTCTACTCAACCACTTTCATGTGGTAGCACCTCCAACTTTTATTTTTTTAGATGCCAAAGGTAAAGAGCTTAATAGTCTTACAGTGGTGGGTGAAGTTTCAGCAAATAAGTTTTTAAACATCTTAAATCAAATAGAATAA
- a CDS encoding 3-hydroxybutyrate dehydrogenase — translation MRLKNKVAIITGAASGIGKEIALVYAKEGAKVAIADLNLEQANLAAEEIKSKGGEAMAVAMNVTDENQVDKGVDEVAKYFGGVDVMVSNAGIQIISPVEQLSFSDWKKLISIQLDGAFLTTRAALRHMYDSGKGGSIIYMGSVHSKEASKLKAPYVTAKHGLLGLCKVVAKEGAAHNVRANVICPGFVRTPLVDKQIPEQAKELGITEEQVIKNVMLKYTVDGEFTTTDDVAQTALFFASFESNALTGQSLIVSHGWFME, via the coding sequence ATGCGCTTAAAAAATAAAGTAGCAATAATTACAGGGGCCGCCAGCGGCATAGGTAAAGAAATCGCTCTAGTCTATGCAAAAGAAGGTGCTAAAGTTGCCATTGCAGATCTAAATCTGGAACAAGCCAATCTTGCAGCAGAAGAAATAAAATCTAAAGGTGGAGAAGCCATGGCTGTTGCCATGAATGTCACGGATGAAAACCAAGTGGATAAAGGCGTAGATGAAGTTGCTAAATACTTTGGTGGGGTTGACGTTATGGTCAGCAACGCAGGAATTCAAATCATCAGTCCTGTGGAACAACTCTCGTTTTCTGATTGGAAAAAGTTAATATCAATCCAATTGGATGGAGCCTTTTTAACAACACGAGCAGCCCTAAGACACATGTATGACTCTGGAAAAGGGGGAAGCATTATTTATATGGGTTCAGTCCATTCCAAAGAAGCCTCTAAATTAAAAGCACCTTATGTGACTGCAAAACATGGTTTGCTAGGTTTGTGTAAAGTGGTAGCCAAAGAAGGGGCCGCCCATAATGTTAGAGCGAATGTGATTTGCCCAGGATTTGTACGTACACCACTCGTCGATAAACAAATTCCTGAACAAGCTAAAGAATTAGGAATTACCGAAGAACAAGTTATTAAGAACGTAATGCTTAAATATACAGTGGATGGAGAATTCACTACCACGGATGACGTAGCACAAACCGCGTTATTTTTTGCTTCTTTTGAATCAAATGCCTTGACCGGTCAGTCGCTGATTGTTAGTCATGGATGGTTCATGGAGTAA
- the groES gene encoding co-chaperone GroES, which yields MKIRPLHDRVVVRRLEEERTTAGGIVIPDSATEKPMRGEIIAVGAGKILDNGDVRALAVKVGDVVLFGKYSGTEVKIDGKELVVMREDDIMGVIEK from the coding sequence ATGAAAATTCGTCCTTTACACGATCGAGTTGTTGTTCGTCGTCTGGAAGAAGAACGTACTACAGCTGGTGGTATTGTTATTCCAGATAGCGCCACTGAAAAACCAATGCGTGGTGAAATCATTGCTGTTGGTGCTGGTAAAATCCTGGACAACGGTGATGTCCGTGCGTTGGCAGTAAAAGTGGGTGATGTTGTCCTGTTCGGCAAATACTCAGGGACCGAAGTGAAAATCGACGGTAAAGAACTGGTTGTGATGCGTGAAGACGACATCATGGGTGTAATTGAGAAGTAA
- the ribA gene encoding GTP cyclohydrolase II, which produces MDNQLIVKKEVSAAIPSKYGDFELSLFTTNQDDKEHLLLTYGAVHNEDNILVRIHSECMTGDILGSLRCDCGEQLQLSMSQIAIEGRGIIIYLRQEGRGIGLIDKLRTYNLQDQGKDTVDANLALGHGGDERSYEVAAQILKELQIKSLRLLTNNPKKIEALNQYQLNVTSRVPIKGSIHHHNAFYLLTKTQKMNHVFEEEDLKELYEKCSSFFKKKKPLVTLAYAQSLDGSISFHRKKRLMLSSQESLVMTHKLRSENDAILVGVGTIIADDPLLTVRHYKGNNPQVVILDSKLRIPLTARVLKNSKPPIIFTTDQADPEKQKLLTEMNATVVQVGATSEGRTDLNQTLEKLFTLGIKTVMVEGGRGIITNFLNENHVDKVIITVAPIFVGGVSVLSKEIKEHVGFPQLKNVLQYKLGKDIIIMADIERNLH; this is translated from the coding sequence ATGGATAATCAACTGATTGTAAAAAAAGAAGTTTCTGCAGCAATTCCTTCAAAATATGGGGATTTTGAGCTTTCACTCTTTACTACAAATCAAGATGATAAAGAGCATCTATTACTCACCTATGGTGCAGTACATAACGAAGATAATATTTTAGTTCGAATTCATTCCGAATGTATGACAGGCGATATTTTAGGCTCCTTACGCTGTGATTGTGGTGAGCAATTACAATTGAGTATGAGTCAAATTGCTATTGAAGGTCGGGGAATTATTATTTACCTTCGCCAAGAAGGACGGGGAATTGGATTAATCGATAAATTACGCACTTATAACTTACAAGATCAAGGTAAGGATACAGTGGATGCGAATTTAGCATTAGGTCATGGAGGAGATGAGCGTTCTTATGAAGTGGCCGCTCAAATTTTAAAAGAATTACAAATCAAATCGCTTCGTTTGCTTACTAATAATCCTAAAAAAATTGAAGCGCTCAATCAGTATCAATTAAATGTCACCTCAAGAGTCCCTATCAAAGGTTCTATACACCATCATAATGCATTTTATCTGTTGACTAAAACCCAAAAAATGAACCATGTTTTTGAAGAGGAAGATCTTAAAGAGTTATATGAAAAATGTTCTTCTTTCTTTAAAAAGAAAAAACCTTTAGTCACCTTGGCTTATGCACAAAGCTTGGATGGCTCCATTTCATTTCACCGCAAAAAAAGACTCATGTTGAGCTCTCAAGAATCTCTAGTAATGACGCACAAATTGCGCTCTGAAAATGATGCCATTTTGGTTGGAGTGGGAACCATTATTGCAGATGATCCTCTTCTAACCGTACGACATTATAAAGGGAATAATCCACAAGTTGTTATATTAGACAGTAAACTGCGCATTCCTTTAACTGCACGGGTTTTGAAAAACTCAAAACCTCCTATAATTTTCACTACCGATCAAGCGGATCCGGAAAAACAAAAATTACTCACTGAAATGAATGCGACGGTCGTGCAAGTTGGTGCAACAAGTGAAGGTCGAACAGATTTAAACCAAACTTTAGAAAAGTTATTTACTTTGGGTATTAAGACAGTAATGGTGGAAGGCGGAAGAGGCATTATCACCAATTTTCTTAATGAAAACCATGTCGACAAAGTAATTATAACGGTAGCTCCCATTTTCGTTGGCGGAGTTTCGGTGTTATCGAAAGAAATAAAGGAACACGTAGGCTTTCCTCAACTAAAAAACGTACTTCAATATAAACTCGGCAAGGATATTATTATCATGGCTGATATAGAAAGGAATCTACATTGA